ACACAAGAAAAGGAGGATGACAGAAGCTATTCAGAAAGCACTACATGGGAATCTCTCGGTCTGTCTGCAGGAGCTGGTTGAGCTGCAGGCACAGATCCAGGGCCAGCAGGTGCAGGTGGATATGGACCTGGCCAAACCTGATCTGACAGCCGCTCTTAGAGACGTCCGACTGCAGTATGAGAACCTGGCAACCAAAAACATCCAGGAGTCGGAGGATTGGTACAAATCCAAGGTATTTAACATGAGCCTTTTCACCATTTATTCATGAGCCATTTATTTACTCCTTTGGGTtcctttttatttctgttttgctaCTAATTTTTTTCTGCAAGTCATAATTTTCAGATGAGCAAGTTCTGCTTTTAACATTCATGTAATGGATGAAATAATGGACCCTTGTTcattaaaatcacttttatgtTTAATCACTTTTAGATTACAGTAGTTCTTCTTCCTGTTTACAACCTCTGCCCTCTTTTGTTAACTTGTGTCTTCCTTCACTGCCAGTTTGCTGACCTGACAGAAGCGGCTAACAAGAGTAATGAAGCTCTGCGATTGGTCAAGCAGGAGGCCAATGAGTACCGGCGTCAGGTGCAGGCGCTCACCTGCGAGGTGGACGCGCTCAAGGGAACCGTAAGCATCTTATAATTACCAGTTAGACTTATTCTTTGGCCAGAAATGCGATGACTGTGACTGTAACAACAAACCTCAGCACTCAAGGGGGCCACAGAGTTTTCCTGTGCCATTAAACCAGATGGGTTATTATTCAGGCAGCTAGTTATAAACATGACAAACTGACAGTTTAACTAACCTTTCTATTCAAACAGATGCTCTACAATGATAGTAGTTGACTTGAAAGAGACAACTGACAGTAGAAGAAGATAATTTACAATAATACCTGCTATAGTGCCTCTTGTGGCAATGCTTAGAATGAAAAATTGTGCTCAGACAAATTTTATAATGACATGCAAAgcaacaaatatacattttccgaataataatattaatcatatttcaaatattCAGAAATATTCAAGTGAATAGAAACATCTGttttctgaataaattaaattattaaaaatgttaaatttcaaatattattctgaatagaaatattttattttattttaatttgttttgtggTTGTGACGCAGACATGTTTAtagacatattatattatttactttaaaaaaaaacttttatttattttaatttttttatttatttaactttttgctTGGaactaatatttaatatttatacgAACAGTAGGGCTGGGACAATAAATCGATGCAGAATCGATTCCTGGATCGATCAGTAACAATTTGGATAATGTATTCTAAATCTATTCTTTATGTAAATAATGCAGAATGAGTCTCTGGAGCGTCAGATGAGGGAGACAGAGGAGAACTTTGCAATGGAGTCATCGAGTGCCCAGGACAATATCACTCGGCTGGAGGAGGACATACGGAACATGAAGGACGAGATGGCAAAACATCTGCATGAGTATCAGGATCTGCTCAATGTCAAGATGGCCCTGGACATCGAGATCGCCACCTACAGGAAACTTCTGGAGGGGGAGGAGAGCAGGTGAACACTTTCAGTACATTAGGGCTTAATTCATTTATTGAGATGCTGCCGTTTCATGGACATGGTTTAATTTGGGTTGAAGCAAAatgttattatgttttataaaataatgctaCTCTTTATTCTCTTGGATGTAGAATTTCAACCCCTGTTCCAAACTTCTCCTCCTTCAGTCTGAGAGGTAAGACATCAAGTCACCAATACACATCATAATgaaacatataaaaatgtgtttgtaattGAAGATAATCTTGCATTTTGACAGAAACGATGCTTGAGTCCAAGCCTGTtattgaaaatacatttactaagAAAGTTCTCATTAAGACCATTGAGACCAGAGATGGACAGGTATGTGTATGCTTACCACAATATTTCACACAGTCTTACGATTATTAAGAAGTAaaaaggtttgaaacaacactgTTTCTGGAGTGTATCACTTACTGGgtgtattttacaaaaacatgcAGGTcacaacatacatacatatatatatatatttaaatacatgaatgaatgaatgctgaTTTTcctatttactatttttttattttaattgttcagAAAATTAAGCATGTGAGAGCAGGTTTTTGCAGtgtgacattattttattaacaattaaGCTAATTTCCCccaaaatataattatgttaTGCTTATTAAGAAGTAAAAAGGTTTGAAAAGCCAAAATAGTTGTCAGGTCACAACTAAGGGttagagaaataaaataaaataaaacttagaAAATGAAGCATATGATAGGATTTTGCAAATTTGCACTACAATTATGCACTTTCCccataattttattgttttatttatcttttgtaACTGACATCTCTATGATCTCTAATATGAATCCCtacaatttacaatattaaGTAAGTTTCTACAGTGAACCTGAAATAAATCTAATCTAATTTTAAGTCTGTGATTTCATCTGGGTCTCTCATGAACACTTTCACTCTTCTCTTCCATTAAGGTGATCAATGAGTCCACTCAGAACCACGATGACCTGGAGTGATGAAGGAAATCTCCTACTGTTATCATCCACTGCAAGCAACCAACTGCAGCAACTTTCTGTATCCCAACTATCAACTAAATCTAATGTGAACAACCCACAATAACCTGCTTCAAAGTgcctttacatctgccaaaagATACAAGTATTTGAGCCTGTAGAGGAAATAACACACAAGCACAGAAACAGCATGACCTTTAGCGTACTGTGAATCTTTTTATTGTCTAAACCTGCATTTATCTTCCAAATAGCATTTTTGAGCCAATATGATTTTGTTTAAGCAAAATGCTACAATAAACACAATCAAAGAAGGGTACAAAGAACCTCATTCTTTGTCTGAATGTTCTTCCAtgggctattattattattattgtggtaaatttgcaaaaaacaaactACATTTTTTACAAAGTAAAACAGTTAAAGCCTCAATATCAAAAATCAAAAAAGAATGTTTAAATGATTCCATTTTACTCAAAGGTATTTATTACTCGGTTCCTGGTCTTGGTTTTGAAGCCCATCAATGCCATCTTGTGGACCAGAAAATAGGAGCATCCTCAAGTTTTAATGGACCTTTTCTAAACAAGGTGCTTCTCTCAGTGAGGAGCATCCGTGTCCTCTATTAACAGAGTGTCCTCTGTTCACGTGGGACAGGATGTGTGTTCTTGTCTGTTTGTTCCAGTGATGGAGACTTGTACTCCCTGGACACGAGTGTTCAAGTTCCTGTTCGCTCCCAGGGAAGCACACCTAGAACTCATGTGTTTAGTGTCATAACCCAATggaatttttaaagaaacagctCACCTGAAAATAATTTacctcatgccattccaaatGCATATGACCGTCTTCTGTGTAATACAAAAGGagaatttttgaagaatgtccaTGCTACTTATTAATTCAGAGAGGGAAGACAGTGATTAAAGGGATGTCAAGCTAcaaaaaagtatcataaaagtagtccaatCATCCACTACATTTTGTGTCATCCAAAGCCATACAATTGCTTTGTGTGATGGacaagctgaatttttagttGCTATGTTCTACAATCTACCCATTTGTTAGTTGTCACATCTCATTTACACTCGTTTTCACATATTCATATTCAGCATCAGTTACAACGGGTACTCATGCATCCTCTGGCAAATTGAAGCAATCTtgaattgttttacttttaaaaaatacttaaaaatatatgttagtGCAACGTTGGCCAGCAGCAAACTTGCTACCAGCTGATCACACCAGTTTAAGGTGGTCAGCTTGGTTAGTAACATATTGGTCAACTACTCATTAGTAAATGTATCTCTTATGACCAGCAATAGCTAGACACCAGCTGTCAAACTGGATTTTGCATCAGGGATGAGAACGAAAATAGAGAAATACTGTATACGGTTGCTACcagttttaaaataatgcattacaaaattgcgttactccctaaaaaagtaactgttgttactttttatagaaaataatgtgttatgtttcttttgcattactttttctcATCTTGGCACCTCAAACAAACCTTTCTGCAGTGCTACCATTTTGAATTGCAGAAGAATAGCACAGTAGAAGAAAGAAACTTCAACACTCTTACTTCAGCAATGAAACACAAATGTGATTCGTATGGTTGGATGATATTTGTATGGTTG
This portion of the Onychostoma macrolepis isolate SWU-2019 chromosome 02, ASM1243209v1, whole genome shotgun sequence genome encodes:
- the viml gene encoding vimentin like, producing the protein MSASSYRKRFGDVGRSSSFSSRQTSSSVRSRVSFGVSSAPAIYASKSSKVRSSAAMPRLTSEILDFNLSDALNVEFKANRLNEKAQMQSLNDRFASFIEKVRFLEQQNKILCAELEQLRGQRSSRITDLYEEEMRDLRRQVDQLTMEKARVEVTRDNFAEDLELLREKLQEEILQREDAESNMRSYRQDVDNAALARVDLERKVESLRDELAFLKNLHDEELVELQAQIQGQQVQVDMDLAKPDLTAALRDVRLQYENLATKNIQESEDWYKSKFADLTEAANKSNEALRLVKQEANEYRRQVQALTCEVDALKGTNESLERQMRETEENFAMESSSAQDNITRLEEDIRNMKDEMAKHLHEYQDLLNVKMALDIEIATYRKLLEGEESRISTPVPNFSSFSLRETMLESKPVIENTFTKKVLIKTIETRDGQVINESTQNHDDLE